Within Burkholderia cepacia GG4, the genomic segment CGGGAAGTTGTCGGAGGAACTCGCCGGCCAGATTTACGCAATAGTCGAACGACGGCGTGTAGCCGAGTGTCGAGATATCGTCGAAGCGCGACTGAACGAACGCACGACGTTCGTCGAGCAGATGGAGGAAGGTGTCGCGATGGCGAACGAGAAATGCGCTTGCCTCGATCAGACTCTCCGGTTCTCGCTCGATGACCAGGCACAGATCGAACAGGTCTCGCGCGGTGGGGCGATCTCCGCGGTGCCACATTTTCTTGGCCACAATTTCCGCTGAAGTCTCGACCTTGACGACCTGGCCCATCAGCGTCCATTCGTCATAACCGGGGGACATCAGGTTTCGTGAAACGACGAAGTCGATTTCGCCGTCGGGCAACAGCAATTTCACGAAACCGGCGTGTTCCTCGTACTCGTTCGTGATGTCGGATGCGGCGTCGCTGATGCGTGGGTTCACGTACCCGAGATACTGCGGGTCGGGAACGAAGATGTCGACGTCCTTGCTCATGCGATGTCCGTGACGCAGCATGAGGACGGTGCCGCCGCCGAATGTCCAGAACGGACGGGACGTGCCGTGCGTCCGTATTTCGTCGATTAGCGTCAGCGCCTGACGGAAAAGGCCCTGCTACGTGCCGTCGGGCAAAGCAGCTGGTGCAATCATGCCCATACCTCCCGGTACAGATGAAGCGCCTTCGACCATGCGGCAAGGTTTTTCCAGATGGCGCGAAGCGGCGTGCCGGAGCGTTCAGCGGCTTCCTCGGCGGCCTTCACCACCACCGGCAGAGGCACCTCGTCGAGGATGACTGAAATCTGCGATTCGTATCCTGCAGGAATCCGTCCCGTGGTCAATGCGTCGGCCAGCAGCCGCTCGGTCAATTCGCCCTTATAGCTGACGTTTGAACTCACAACAGCCTTGTAGAGACCGCTTTGGGCCTGTCGCGGCTGAGCCAGGAGTTCGATGCCGAGCACGCTGAGCAACGGGATCAGCTTGTTGATTCCGAGATCCTTGACCTTGCCGGTTTCCAGCTGGTTGACCGTGAGGCGAGACAAGCCTGCGAGTTTTGCAAGCTGGGCCTGCGTGAGGTCGAGTTCGGCCCTCCGTTTTGCAACGGCCTGTCCGATTTCACGGAGTTGCATGTTGACCTCCCGGTGCAGGCGCATCGCGCGTGAATGTAAGGTATATCTTACATTTCGACGATACGCGTCGCCACGCATGGTTGCGAGCGCAGTATAGGGTGCATGGACTTTACAGGCGGTCAAGTCTCTGGAACGGCGATGGTCGGCCGCGTTGTATAGACAATTCATCCGGACGGATATCCGCAAAAACTCGTTCTGTGGCAGCCAAGCATCACGCCGGGTAAACACTCGAAATTTAACGAAAATCCTGCGCTGATGGTCATTCTCCGACCGTCAACCCATCGTTTTGCCCTGATTTCTCCCTCCAACTCCCCCCAATCCGTTCCCCCTCCATTTCCCCCGCTTGCGCTCAAAAATTGAGCGGTCTAGACTGCATCGCAGTTTCATCGAAGTCCCAGTCTTTCGCGTACCGCGCCGGGCATGCCGGCGCGACGCCCCCCAACGGACGCCCGGCGCTCTTCCGCCACGTCGAGACCACAAGGACAAGCCATGAACCGCACTGCAAAGCTCCTCGTTACCGCGCTGGCGTTCGCGCCGCTCGTATCGTTCGCGCAGGACGCGTCGACGATCCGCTGGGGCATCGATCCCACCTATCCGCCGTTCGAGGCGAAGCAGCCCGACGGCTCGCTCGCCGGCTTCGACATCGACCTGCGCAATGCGATCTGCGAGGAACTGCATGCGAAATGCGTGTGGGTCGAGCAGGGCTTCGACGGAATGATTCCGGCGCTGCGCGCGCGCAAGTTCGACGTGATCATGTCCGCGATGACGGCCACCGACGAGCGGCTCAAGCAGATCGACTTCTCGAACAAGCTGTATGCGTCGCCGGGCGCGCTCGTCGCGCCGGCCGGCTCGAAGCTGCTGCCCACCGCGGCGTCGCTCGCCGGCAAGCGCATCGGGATCGACCAGGGCACCACGCAGGAGGCGTACGCGAAGGCCGAATGGGCGACCAAGGGCGTGACGATCGTGTCGTACCAGAACCAGGACCAGGTGTATCAGGATCTGGTGAACGGCCGCCTCGATGCGACTTTCCAGGACAAGACGCAGGCCGGTTATTCGTTCCTGAAGACGCCGCGCGGCAAGGGCTACGCGTTCGCGGGCCCCGATGTGACCGACGTGCGCATCACCGGCTACGGCGTCGCGATGGGCGTGCGCAAGGGCGATGCCGACATGAAGAAGCGGCTGAACGACGCGATCGTCGCGATCCGTGCGAACGGCAAATACCAGAAGATCGCCGCGAAATACTTCGACTTCGACATCTACGGCGCGAAGCAGCAATTGACCTCCGCACCGTGAACCCATGACCACGTGATTTACTCAATCGACAGGCAACCCATGACGAGTATCCAGGACCGCGTCGCGAAAGCCGTGACGCCCGAACTGATCGCCGCCTTCCGTGACGAAGGCGCCGTATGCATCAAGGGCATCTTCTCGCCCGACGAAGTGGCCGCGCTGCGCGCCGGCATCGACGCCAACCTCGCACAGCCGAGCGAACGTGCGAAGGTCGCGAGCCGGCCCGACGATCCGGGCTGGTTCTTCGAGGACTTCTGCAACTGGCAGCACAACGACGCGTACCGTGACTTCATCGGGCGGTCGCCTGCGCCATCGGTGGCCGCCGCGCTGATGGGCACGCAGACGGTGCGGCTGCATCACGACCACCTGCTCGTGAAGGAGCCCGGCACGCGGCAGCGCACGCCGTGGCATCAGGACCAGCCGTACTACAACATCGAAGGCGACGACAACGTGAGCATGTGGATTCCGGTCGATCCGGTGCCGCTCGAATCGACGCTGGAATTCGTCGCGGGTTCGCACCAGGGGCCGTGGCTGATGCCGCGCACGTTCATGGACAAGGAGGCGAAGTGGTTCCCGGAAGGCAGCCTCGCCGACCTGCCCGACATCGAAGCCGACCGTTCGGCGTTCCCGATCCGCCATTGGGCGCTCGAGCCGGGCGACATGGTGTGCTTCCGGATGCTGACCTTGCATGCGTCGGGCGGCACGCAGAACCGCCGGCGCGCGTTTTCGATCCGCTTCGTCGGCGACGACGTCCGTCACGCGCCGCGCCGCTGGAAGACGTCGCCTGACTTCCCGGGGCTGGCAGATCAACTGCCGGACGGCGCGCCGCTCGAACATCCGCTGTTTCCGGTCGTGTGGTCGCGCGGCGCGGGGCAGGTCGGGGCGCTTTGAGCGTCGCAGAACAACGATATCCTGCGACTTCACGCGCGCGCCGGCCGCTTCTCGATGAAGCGGCCGCCGCGCGTGGTCGTTTGCAAGCGTCGGCGAGCGGTCAGGTCTGGTGACGTCCGGCGCCCGGCTTGAAGCGCGAGCCGAGCCGGTAGCGGTTGCCCGGATGCAGGAAGTGCACGAACGTGACCGGCAGCCCGTTCGTCCAGGTGCGGCGCGTGAGCGTGAGGCACGGCTCGTCGGCGCGCATGTCGAGCAGCCGCGCTTGTTCGCCCGTCGGCAGCGACGCGTCGACGACGTGCTCGATTTCCAGTTCGTAGTGCGACACGTTGTTGAACAGATACTCGGACGGCGGCTCGGCCTGGAAATCCTGATCGATGAATTCCGGTGCGGCGACCGGGTTCACGTAGCGGTCCTCGAGCTGGATCGGGCGGCCGTTTTCCTCGTGCACGCACACCACATGAAAGACCGGCGTGTTGACCGCCAGCCCGAACGCGGCCGCGACGTCGAACGACGCGGGCTCGCGCGACTGGCTGAGCACGCGGCAGCGGTACTCGTGCCCGCGCGCGCGGATTTCGTCGCGGATGTGCGCGATCATCAGCAGGTTCGACTG encodes:
- a CDS encoding nucleotidyl transferase AbiEii/AbiGii toxin family protein — encoded protein: MLRHGHRMSKDVDIFVPDPQYLGYVNPRISDAASDITNEYEEHAGFVKLLLPDGEIDFVVSRNLMSPGYDEWTLMGQVVKVETSAEIVAKKMWHRGDRPTARDLFDLCLVIEREPESLIEASAFLVRHRDTFLHLLDERRAFVQSRFDDISTLGYTPSFDYCVNLAGEFLRQLPDTSTVRKSRPR
- a CDS encoding helix-turn-helix domain-containing protein, with protein sequence MQLREIGQAVAKRRAELDLTQAQLAKLAGLSRLTVNQLETGKVKDLGINKLIPLLSVLGIELLAQPRQAQSGLYKAVVSSNVSYKGELTERLLADALTTGRIPAGYESQISVILDEVPLPVVVKAAEEAAERSGTPLRAIWKNLAAWSKALHLYREVWA
- a CDS encoding ABC transporter substrate-binding protein, coding for MNRTAKLLVTALAFAPLVSFAQDASTIRWGIDPTYPPFEAKQPDGSLAGFDIDLRNAICEELHAKCVWVEQGFDGMIPALRARKFDVIMSAMTATDERLKQIDFSNKLYASPGALVAPAGSKLLPTAASLAGKRIGIDQGTTQEAYAKAEWATKGVTIVSYQNQDQVYQDLVNGRLDATFQDKTQAGYSFLKTPRGKGYAFAGPDVTDVRITGYGVAMGVRKGDADMKKRLNDAIVAIRANGKYQKIAAKYFDFDIYGAKQQLTSAP
- a CDS encoding phytanoyl-CoA dioxygenase family protein codes for the protein MTSIQDRVAKAVTPELIAAFRDEGAVCIKGIFSPDEVAALRAGIDANLAQPSERAKVASRPDDPGWFFEDFCNWQHNDAYRDFIGRSPAPSVAAALMGTQTVRLHHDHLLVKEPGTRQRTPWHQDQPYYNIEGDDNVSMWIPVDPVPLESTLEFVAGSHQGPWLMPRTFMDKEAKWFPEGSLADLPDIEADRSAFPIRHWALEPGDMVCFRMLTLHASGGTQNRRRAFSIRFVGDDVRHAPRRWKTSPDFPGLADQLPDGAPLEHPLFPVVWSRGAGQVGAL
- the hutC gene encoding histidine utilization repressor, which encodes MVTKATAPFQQIKTLVRQNVDSGDWRPGDRIPSELDLAAQFGVARMTVNRALRELTEEGVLKRIAGVGTFVAEVKPQSNLLMIAHIRDEIRARGHEYRCRVLSQSREPASFDVAAAFGLAVNTPVFHVVCVHEENGRPIQLEDRYVNPVAAPEFIDQDFQAEPPSEYLFNNVSHYELEIEHVVDASLPTGEQARLLDMRADEPCLTLTRRTWTNGLPVTFVHFLHPGNRYRLGSRFKPGAGRHQT